Part of the Nicotiana sylvestris chromosome 5, ASM39365v2, whole genome shotgun sequence genome is shown below.
cctgagttgaaaacgttgaaggagcagttgcaagacttgcttaagaaaggcttcattagacctagtgtctcgccttggggtgcgccggtgttgtttgttaagaagaaggatggatcgatgtgaatatgtatagattaccgatagttgaacaaggttacaatcaagaataagtatccattgctgaggattgatgatttgtttgatcagcttcagggtgccaaggtattttcgaagattgacttgagatctggctaccatcagttgaggattagggcatctgatatccctaagatagctttccgcactcggtacgggcattatgagttcttggtgatgttttttgggttaaccaatgccccagcagcttttatggatttgatgaaccgagtgttcaggacttacttggattcattcgtgatagtcttcattgatgatattttgatttattcccacaaccgggaggagcatgagcaacatctgagagttgttcttcagactttgagagatagtcagttgtatgctaagtttttgaagtgcgagttttggttaggGTCAATttctttcttgggtcatgttgtttcaTCATAGGGTATTTTGGTAGATCCAAAGAaaatagaggcagtcaaggactggtcCAGACCCGCaacagctacagagatccggagtttcttgggtttggtaggctattatcgtcggtttgtggaggggttttcatctattgcagccccgatgaccaggttgacccaaaagggtgcctagttcaggtggtcggacgagtgtgaagcaagctttcagaagctcaagatagctttgacaaCGGtgtcggtgttggttttgcccagttcatgagaagaactatctggtccatgatttggagttagtagtcattgttcacgtgttgaagatttggaggcattatctgtatggcgtggcatgtgaggtgttcacggatcacaagagtttgcaatacttattcaagcagaaggagttgaatttgaggcagaggaggtggttggagctattggaagactatgatatcatcatcttatatcatccggggaaggccaatgtggtggccgatgctttgagtaggaagttagccagtatgggcagtcttgcgtatattccggtcgatgagaggcctcttgctttggatgtttaggctttggccaatcagttcgtgagattggatgtttctgaacccagccgtgtattagcttgcaccaccgctcgttcttctttattggagtgcattcgagatcgacagtatgatgatcctcatttatgtgtccttagagacacagtgcaacACGGTGgtaccaagcaggttacattaagagatgatggagttttgtggcttcagggtcgagtttgtgtgcctaatatggatggactccgagagttgattttagaggaggcccatagttcccggtactctattcatttgGGTCGttaaaatgtatcaggatttgcggcagcactaTTTGTggaagaggatgaagaaggatattattgcgTATGTTACTtggtatttgaattgtcagcaggtaaagtacgagcatcagagacctggtggtttatttcagaggattgagcttctcgAGCGGAAGTGGAtgcactatggactttgttgttggactcccacggactcagaggaagtttgatgcagtgtgggttattattgataggatGACTAAGTTAGcttatttcattcctatggcagtctcctattcttccgagacgttagctgagatctatatctgtgagattgttcgtcttcatggtgtgcccgtgtgtatcatttctgatcggggtacgcagtttacctcgcatttttggagagcagttcaacaagattgggcacacgggtcgagttgaacacatcatttcatcctcagacagacgggcagtccgagcgtaccatttagattttggaggatatgctctgagcttgtgtcattgactttggaggctcgtgggatcaggtTTTGCCTTTAGCgtagttttcctacaacaatagttaccagtagagtatccagctatctccttatgaggctttgtatggtaggcggtgtcagtcCCCAATTGGAGGGTTTGAGCCGgaagaggctcgattgttgggtacggatctagtacaggatgccttggacaaggtcaggatcattcaggataggcttcatacagctcagtccaggcaaaagagtaaTGCCGACCGTAAGGTCCGTGATGTGGCTTTCATGGTTAGCGAGTGggtgttgcttcgagtgtcgcctatgaagggcgtgatgagatttgtaaagaagggcaagcttagccctaggttcattggcccgtttgagattcttgctcgagtgggagaggtggcttacagacttgcgttgccgctgagtttatcaaccgtgcatccagtgtttcatgtgtccatgcttcataagtatcacggcgatccaacCCAtttgttagacttcagcactgtcccgttggacaaggacttgtcatatgaggaggagccggtagctattctagaccgccaggttcgtcagttgagatcgaagagtttcccatCTGTTCGTGTTTAggggagaggtcagcctgctgaggcatcgacctaggagtctgagtccgatatgcggagctattatccctatcttttccccgactcaagtacttcttttccgttcgaggacgaacagttgttttagaggtggaggatgtgatgacccaaaaggttatcactttATTTATGAGTAAATtctatgttctgaggccttagaagcctcttttttcctcacctcgatttgcatgcacggTCCGGGCGCATAtccggaacgcttttatgtgaaaatgtgatgaaaatgttaatttagcctttaaaattaaatttaagtacattttgggtaaatggacccggacctgtgagttaacggtcccggagggtctgtaggaaaatatggggacttgggtgtatgcccggaatccaattccgaggtcccaagccccagaaatgaatttttgaaagaaacagttttactgaaaatataagagtttttggaaatttgattatatttgaaatttatggtatcggacccgtattttggtttcggagcccggtacaggttcaatatgacaTGTAAGACGCGTCTATGAAATtaggtaagaaacggaagtcgtttgatgtgattcgggcccgtagttgtgaaatttgatactttgaaagttttgagatttttcttagatttctaggcctaaatcatgattctttatggtagaaattggggatttaggtAGAGTTaaggctttttgaataattggaatttagacctcttTTTGGGatcggattccgaaactaattgcatattcgggctcgtgggtgaatgtgtGATCGGGTTTTTGTCCAAACCTCGTactttgaccaagcgggcccggggtcgatttttaactttttgggaaaaatgataaaaacaaacttataattaagcgttgggtatgaattctttagtatatattgatgttgttaaattaatttggactagatacaagtaatttggaggcaaattctaaaggaaaagcggtgtttgaggcttgagttgaccGTGGAAGTTTAAGGTAAGAGTTTGGTCTatccttagcttgagggattaggaatcgtgtcttatttgctatgtgttaactATGGAGTAGGACGTATAAGcttggtgatgagtatctatacgtcggtgtcaagcatgctcgtgagtcttgtattgtaatttttatgactctgttgtggtttattcgtgcttcatatgagaattttattattgttcctttgccgggatgttgttatgatagtgttgttcccttgccgggatgttgttgtgatattattgttccattgcctggatgttgttgtaatattattgttcacttgccgggatattgttattatgctattgttcccttgctggcaTTCTTTTATGAatggtgttgataaatgaaatgggagcgggttgcacacctacaacggtaatacatgaaatgggagcgggttgcacgcttgcaatgGTAACATATGAATGGgaacgggttgcatgcctgcaacggtactatatgaaatgggagcgggttgcatgcctgcaacggtactatatgaaatggcaCTACCAGAAAATGGACCTATGGGAACAGTTATTTTGGCAACGGTTCGAAAACCATTGCCATAGAGTAGATATAGTAACGGTTGTAACCGTTACAATAGAATTTGGGTGGCATTAGCACACTTTAGACATCAAACCGTTGCAATTGTAATAAAATCGTTGCCATAGATATTTATTTTGCAACGGATTTATAAACCGTCCCAATAGATATGTATATGGGAACGGCTTTGGGAAAAAAAATCCTATGGGAACGGTTGTTCATTCCCGCCTCATTTTTTCCGTTGAAAATTTCCTGGCCCGCCAAGTGACTtgtcattttatattttttaactaATTTTAAATAGGTAAATACAATAAACCCCTCCACCTCCGGTGTATCCCCCCTCATCGATACATCCAAACTCCCTCATCGAATTTCTTTCAACTAAATCCTAACACAGATACAGATTAGATATTGGGATTAATCCCTCATCGAATTTCTTTCAGCTAAATCTCTCATCGAAATTCTTTCAGCTAAATCCCTCATCGAATTTCTGAAGACTGGTGAATTAATCAATATCTAGAATATATTGTCGAGTTTCAGATTAATGGTCGAGTTTCAGATTTACTAAATCCTCTCTTGGCCGAGTTTTATTCTCTCTATATCTATGCAAATACCTCTTCATTAGACCATCCTAATCATCAAACCCTAGAGTTCCAAAATCATCAAGGAAAGTTGCTAGCCTTCCCCAAATCCCCAAATTCTAAAATCAGATTTGTGCTCGAATAATAGAAGCCAAAAATCACCATAGCCTGGTAATTTTCTCTCTTTTTGGTcatttttactgtttttgttACCATTGCTATACGTTTTTACTGTGTTTTTTAGTTCTTGGAAAAAAGGTTCTTAATTCATGTTGTAGTCTTTTGGGTTCTGTGTTTAATACTTTAATTTATGCTTTAGTCCTGTGTTTTTAGTTCTGTGTTTTTACCTACTGATTTTATGAATACAGATTCCTTTCTATTGCTGATTTTGTTTCCTGCTGATTTTATAATTCCTTCCTAATGCTGATTTTATGAATTCCTTCCTGATTTTATATAGTAGATATTACAATTTCTCTAGTGTTACAGTTTCAATCGTATATTATGAATATTACTCTCTGAGCTGAAGAAATGATACCTGAATCTTACTAATGCAATTTGAGAAAATGAGCTTAAAAATGAGCAATTAACAGTGCAAGTAGAGCACAAAGAGGAAATGAAAAGGTCGAAGTGATAGTTTCGCCGCTTCCTAGGTAGATCTCCACATGCCCTTCTATAGGTGTGACATTGTGATTATTGAATGTTCTAAAGGAGATGAGGTATATCTTATGAGGTTGGTTCAGAAGACCTAAAATCTCTCAGAATCGATTGAACTAACTAAAGATAGAATACACAATTGCAGAAAATTATCTATATAGAAATTACCAACTACTTGGACTAAGGTTTAGTTATTACAATTACACTTGCATTCAGTTCTGTATTTTTAAGGAGTCTTTTTAGTCCAACTAGAGAAGTGTATGCCAGTAAATATTCAATGAGACTTGTATGCCAGTGTAGAGATAAATGTGAAATTTAAAGTACCTAAGTTTTTGAGAGTTTGTAATTTGCTATCACTCCCTCTGATTCATTTTTCTTAAAGTTCATGGCTATCTTTATGTAATTTTTCAATGACATTTATATCTTCTATGAATATTGGGGATTCTATGAAAGGATCTGGTGGTGTTTTAAAACTGGTAACTTCCCTACTTTCTCATGATACAATTATTTTTTCTTATAAAATAGAACTGTTTGGTTGATGGAAATTGAGAAGGTAATTACACAAATCCTATTTCAATCTACCACAATCCACTGATTTTTAAGAAGTTAACTTTTAAAGGTCTTAAATTGCTTTAGTGTTTGTGACTTTCTGAGTTCCACCCTTAAAAGCAGTGGTCAATGTCAAATTAATATGCTTTTGGTTTATTTGGTTAGTTTTGTTGATTTACTTTTATCATATAGGATATCTATGGATAATGGTAATAAAAGTTGGATGAATCTCTTGAGATGGACGGATGAGTATATCCGTGGAGTGAATGATTTTCTTGATAACGCATTTGAACGAACCGCCCAAGGAAATGAAATATTATGCCCTTGCAAAAAGTGCGTGAATCGCTATTGGTATTATAGAAATGTGGTGGAGGATCATTTGGTTGTTCATGGATTTGTTAATGGTTATACCAAAATGGGTTTTCCACGGGGAAGGATTTTCCTCGAGAAATACACCTCATCCAAGCAATGATGATGAAGGTTCTACCATGCGTGACGATACTGATGGACTACTTCATGATACATTTAGAAATATAGAGGGTCAAGCAGGGGATGAAGAAGGAGCAGGGAAAAGACTATCTGATGATGCAAATAAGTTTTTCAAATTGCTGGAGTAAGGAAAACAAGAGTTATATCTGGGGTGTGAAAATTTCAGTAAACTGAGTTTCACTATTCGATTGTACTTGCTTAAATCCTTGCATGGGTTGAGTAATGTGGCTATCTCTGATTTGTTAGACTTGATAAAAGAGACATTTCCCTTTGCTCAAGTACCAGAATCTTTCAACAATGCTAGAAACACGATAACAGATTTGGGTCTTCATTGTGAAAAAATACATGTATGCCCTAATGATTGCATGTTATTTTGGAAAGAAGATGCTAATGCCGATAATTGCTCTATTTGTCTGTCTTCAAGATGGAAGAGTGGTGGTCTTTTGACTAAATTAAGCTCTCAAATCCCTGCAAAGGTTTTAAGGTACTTTCCTTTAAAGCCTAGGCTTCAGAGGATATTCATGTGTCCTGAAACGGCTATTGCAATGAGATGACATGCTAATGAACGACCCAATGATGGGAATATAAGACATCCTGCTGATGGGGAAGCTTGGAAGGCTTTTGATTCTTTGCACCCAGACTTCTCTAGAGATGCTCGAAATGTTAGATTGGGTCTTTCAAGTGATGGTTTCAACCCGTTTCGGACCATGAGCATTTCTCATAGCACGTAACCTGTTATGTTAATGAACTATAATTTATCACTGTGGATTGCATGAAGCCAGAGTATATAATGTTGTCTATGATAATTCCGAAGGTGGATCTCAATTGCAAGAACAAGTGCAGCAACTGCCACGGAATCGCACCTCTTCAGCAACACAATGAGTAGATGAACAAGTGCAACAAGGGAATATGGATTTCATCACACCTGCATCACAGTGAGTACATGACCGATCTGATGATTCTACCACTCATGAAGCAGTTGAACAATTTGAGGAACAAggcaaatatatataaattttaatcATAAACTTAACTAAAAACAGTAATTAATGATTATCTTTGTTTTGTACTATTGCAGGCCCCTCctcgccaaaaagaaaaagaggccGTACTCAAATGCCAAGGGTTCATGGTAGAAAAGAGCGTAAAATAATCATTCTAAATGAGTATAATCAACCCGTTGGTCCTACTATAGAGGTTATAAAAGAGTTGGGTAGCTTCCTCAGCACATTGGCAAGGAGTGGGACTTTTTGTCCTCTTAATGTATTTAATTGGAGGAAACTTGACACAAAAGATGATATGTGGAAATATATCAAGGTATGAAGTTCCCAATATCTAATAAACATGGATGATATTTCTTATTTCTTACACTAACCCAATTGCACTAAATTTGTAGGAAACATATGACATTCCTGACGAGGCGAAACCATGGGTTTTTGAATCAGTTTGTAGTGCTTGGAGAAAGTATAAGAGTCAATTTAagacaactcacttcacaacctATGAGAATGATGAGCTTCGAATGGAGAATAGGCCAGTAGATATTCCGAAATCTCACTTTAAGGATCTTCTTAAATATTGGAACTCCGATCCTCACAAGGTAATTACATTCATAATCTCTTCTCTTGTTTTAACATAATTATTTTTTGGTGTCTGAGTCAAAAAAATCAAAAGTAAAATAGTACCGAACATGAAGGTCTTAGTCCTTTCAAGAATAAACTAATTCTACAGTTTTACTATTGTTGTAACTAGGAGTGGGCATAATACGTTTAAACCTATTTTGTATCAACTTCTGCTTGATATTAGCAGTTGTTGGTGTATACATGTGCTTTTTGACTTTCTGTGGTTTTGTGATTAATACCACATACTTTGGTTGGAATACATACTATAGTTCAGGAACTTCAGGAAGGCACCAATATATACAGTCTATAGTTCTGTTTCATCCAAACTCTAGGAACTCCAGAAATTGGTTATGTTTCATTGTAGCAATTCTGACCATTTGCTTTTTCCCAATCTACCGCCCTACCATGTTATGTTTGAAATGTTTATATAGTAAATTAGTAGTACTACTAGTCAGTTTGGTCGAGTaagggttcttcttcttcttcttcttcttcaacattacAACAACAACTTTCAAGTTTCAACAGGTATGTTTTGCTTTTGcactttttattttcatttttcttcttcttcttcttcttcttcttcttcttcttcttcttctttttatttttctttctaaatGTCCAAAAAGCTCCGAAATGCTGGCGaatatttttcagaaaaattCTGCCAAGTTTCTATCCAATTTCTACCCAGTTTTAAACAAGTAAATCTGTCAGTCCACTGGAGATGCAGGTTTATACTAACCTGGGACCTCTTTCATAAGGTAGACAAGATAAATAACCCAGTGAAAAAtgtaataacaaaacaaaaactgGGCATCAATGGTGACTGCAGCTGTTGTGAGATGTTCTACTAAGTTGATAGGGTGGTTTATTATAAGAAGAGACTGTATAAGAGAGTATGAAACTCGGAGGCTCACTCTCTCAATTATAAGCTTTCCCAATTGTAGTAAATCAATCACCTATTGGTTGACTCCTTTATTTGCAGAAAATATCCGAAACCAATACAAAGAATCGAAATAAGTTGAAGTGTTCGCACACTGCTGGCAGAACACCTTTTGCTTTAATTTGCGAGGTTTGATGTTTtatctttattatttttttaaattatgaaCTTACTAACTTTATATGGAAAGATTCTTATACCTGTCTTCATATAACTAggaaaaaaataaggaaatctCTAATACTTCATATACTGTATCAAGTAAGGACATGTTTGTGgctacaagaaaaagaaaacttggCCGAGTATACATGTTTCAATGTTATTAGTAAAATTGTATGAAATTTCTAATTTAAAGTTTGTCGTGCTTATTTATTTGTTCTTAATTATTGATTCAACTTTAGTTACTTAAAACTCCTTTTTCTCGCATTTTTGGTTTGTAGGCTGAAATGGAGAGAATACAATCAACTCAGGAAAGTGAAGATGGCAGTCATTCAGATGACGCTTTTGCATCAGTCATGGGACCTGAATATCCAGGTCGCGTGAGATTGTATGGACGAGGGGTTACCAAGACTGTGTTAAAAGGGGAAAAAGGGAGTCTTGGATCTTCTGATGAGAGGATGCAACAGAAAATGGAGAAAATAGAAGAGAAGATGCAACAAAGAATGCATGAAAAGTTGAACGAACAAAAGGATGCCATGGAACAAAATATTACAATGAACGTCATCACACGACTTCAGCGTCTGAACCCAGATTTGCAACTTGATCCTTACATGTTAAGGTTCAGTGCACATTCACCTGTAGAAGCCTCCTATGCACAAAAAATTCTTGTTCAACTAAACAGTCGACCATCTGCTGGTAGTAACAATCAAGGTCAATATGCACCAAATGTTATacatcttcttctatttcttcttctCTTCCTTCCTTGCTTGGGATTTTTCTTTGGTTCAAGGCAGAGGGGATATGAAATGCCATGTTTTCCATTTTCACTAGGCAGTCCATATGGCTGTATTATcatgtctttgtacagttatattgaCATTTATATCATCTGTTTACTGTCTCTATTATAATGTTATATCTGCTTCATGCAATATGTTTATGTATTCTGTCTAAACTGATTGGAATTGGATCAGAG
Proteins encoded:
- the LOC104219235 gene encoding uncharacterized protein isoform X1 gives rise to the protein MNKCNKGIWISSHLHHSPSSPKRKRGRTQMPRVHGRKERKIIILNEYNQPVGPTIEVIKELGSFLSTLARSGTFCPLNVFNWRKLDTKDDMWKYIKETYDIPDEAKPWVFESVCSAWRKYKSQFKTTHFTTYENDELRMENRPVDIPKSHFKDLLKYWNSDPHKKISETNTKNRNKLKCSHTAGRTPFALICEAEMERIQSTQESEDGSHSDDAFASVMGPEYPGRVRLYGRGVTKTVLKGEKGSLGSSDERMQQKMEKIEEKMQQRMHEKLNEQKDAMEQNITMNVITRLQRLNPDLQLDPYMLRFSAHSPVEASYAQKILVQLNSRPSAGSNNQGQYAPNVIHLLLFLLLFLPCLGFFFGSRQRGYEMPCFPFSLGSPYGCIIMSLYSYIDIYIICLLSLL
- the LOC104219235 gene encoding uncharacterized protein isoform X3, yielding MNKCNKGIWISSHLHHSPSSPKRKRGRTQMPRVHGRKERKIIILNEYNQPVGPTIEVIKELGSFLSTLARSGTFCPLNVFNWRKLDTKDDMWKYIKETYDIPDEAKPWVFESVCSAWRKYKSQFKTTHFTTYENDELRMENRPVDIPKSHFKDLLKYWNSDPHKAEMERIQSTQESEDGSHSDDAFASVMGPEYPGRVRLYGRGVTKTVLKGEKGSLGSSDERMQQKMEKIEEKMQQRMHEKLNEQKDAMEQNITMNVITRLQRLNPDLQLDPYMLRFSAHSPVEASYAQKILVQLNSRPSAGSNNQGQYAPNVIHLLLFLLLFLPCLGFFFGSRQRGYEMPCFPFSLGSPYGCIIMSLYSYIDIYIICLLSLL
- the LOC104219235 gene encoding uncharacterized protein isoform X2, whose product is MPRVHGRKERKIIILNEYNQPVGPTIEVIKELGSFLSTLARSGTFCPLNVFNWRKLDTKDDMWKYIKETYDIPDEAKPWVFESVCSAWRKYKSQFKTTHFTTYENDELRMENRPVDIPKSHFKDLLKYWNSDPHKKISETNTKNRNKLKCSHTAGRTPFALICEAEMERIQSTQESEDGSHSDDAFASVMGPEYPGRVRLYGRGVTKTVLKGEKGSLGSSDERMQQKMEKIEEKMQQRMHEKLNEQKDAMEQNITMNVITRLQRLNPDLQLDPYMLRFSAHSPVEASYAQKILVQLNSRPSAGSNNQGQYAPNVIHLLLFLLLFLPCLGFFFGSRQRGYEMPCFPFSLGSPYGCIIMSLYSYIDIYIICLLSLL